The DNA sequence AAACTTCCAATGGTGGCTGGAGCTCCTCCACGATCGACTCCACCGGCAATGGCCCAAACTCATGGGTCTGGGGCAGCCCTCCGAATCCCGCCACTGTCATCTCCACTTCCGTTGCGGTGATTTTCCCAGGCGCCAGTAACAGTTCCAAATGCTGGATGACTGGAAACAATGGCTTTGTCCTTCCTCCCAACCTTCCACACGGCTATTTCCCAGGGGAGCAGTCGGCTGTGGTGAGTCCCGCTTTTGACTTTACCAACCTTATCAATCCCCACGTGAAATTCCAGATTTGGTGGGAAACGGAATTCAACAAAGATGGGGTGGTTTTTCAGGCATCTACCGATAGCGGTGCCACCTGGCAAAAAGTGGGTGGATACCTTGATCCAGATGCATGGTTTAATGCCAATCAAGTTGTATCCCTTCCCGGAGGAGATACCATTGCTTGGTCTGGACACTCCGGAAACTCCACCAGTCTAGGACAATGGACTGAGACGCAGCACAAGTTGGATGGACTGGCAGGTGCTCCCAACGTGATGTTCCGGTTTGCCTTTGCATCAGACAACTCCACCTCAGCCACCTCCATTTATGATGGCATTGCCTTCGATGAGTTCGAAATCGTAGACTTGCCTGCTCTGGACCTTTCTCCAACAGGGGGGGACACGATCTGTTTTGCAGACACCGCCTACCTAGATGCTTGTATCCAAGGTGCCGTTGCCTGGAAATGGAAACTCCAAGGAAACTTCAACCCCAATGATACCCTATGTTCTTACGTAGCTGTCAGCACGGGGAACTACGTGGTCGAAGTTGAGCACTCCTCTGGTTTCAACATGCGAGACACTTTCGACCTATTCGTGTCTCCAACCTATGTATATCTCGGTCAGGACACCCTGCTGTGCCCAGGTGATACCTTGGAGTTGAATATGGGGAACGCCTCGGCAAGTCATTCTTGGATACCCAGTAGTTCTACCTCCCAATTTCTAGAAGTCACCGAAGCAGGAACCTACACGGGAATCGCCACGGATGGATTCGGTTGCGTTGAGGAAGACTCCATCAAAGTATTCTTTGACTTTGTTCCAGATGTAGACTTAGGAAATGACACTACATTCTGTGCAGGAGAATCCATCATTTTGGATGCAGGAACGGCCAACCCGGGCACAACCTATGACTGGAATCCAATCAATGCCCAAACCCAAACCGTTTTCGTCTCCCAACCCGGGATATACGATGTATTGGTTACAACGCCAGCTGGTTGTGAAGTATGGGATACCATTCAGGTGACGGTTGAACTTGACCCTGTAGTGGACCTTGGTCCCAATCGAATTGAGTGCGATAGCTTCATCCTAAATGCACTCAACCCCGGATCTAGCTACCTTTGGAGCACCAATGACACCACCCAATCCATCTCCAGCAGCACACCTGGCATGTACTGGGTGGAGGTAACCAATCCAGCCGGATGTTCAAGTGTTGATACTGTCGTGATTTCCCTTGCTTCCGCTCCGGTGGTGGATTTGGGACCTGATGATATCATTTGTAACGGCAACCCTGTGACCCTCAATGCTGGCAATCCAGGAGCGACCTTCCTCTGGAACGATGGGTCCTTCAACCAGACCTTGACCACAGATCTTCCCGGCCAGTATATCGTCGCCGTCACCAACGCATCCAACTGTGTGACCAATGACACCATCATGCTGACGGAATCAGGACTCTATGTGAATTTGGGAGCAGATATCGACGTGTGCGAAGGAACCACAGTGACCCTCAATGCTGGTAATAATGGAACCAACTACATGTGGAACACCAATGATACAACCAATACCATTGACGTTTCACTTGCAGGAACCTACTGGGTAGATGTATTCGATGCTCAAGGGTGTGTCATTTCTGACTCGATTCAGGTCAACACCTTCCAGAATTTCACTTCCGACTTCGACTATCCGCTTATTCCAGCGCCAGTTCTTTACGCACCAATCTCCTTTACCAATACCACTCCAGGATCGCCTACGACCTACTATTGGGAATTTGGAGATGGCAATACTTCCACCTTGCAAAATCCGACTCACACTTACCAGTCTCTCGGAACCTTCACCGTTTGCCTGACCGTGAGCAACGCAGTATGTTCCAACACCTATTGCGAAGAGATTTTCGTGGACATTTTCCAAGATATCGAAGACGAGTTGACGCATAACTTGGAGGTTTATCCGAATCCAAACAACGGCCAGTTCCATTTGGCGATGGATTTGAAACAACTTTCAGAAGTTTCCTATGAACTGTATGATCTGTCTGGAAAGGCGATCTCTATGCGCAATCTCGGCACTCAATTCTCAGTGAATGAGGAGATTGAGCTTGGACAGGCGAATGCGGGTGTGTATCTCTTGAAGATTTCCATCGATGGCCAAGGTATTTATCGGAAGGTAATGGTCCGATAATCCAAGTGAACTGTTATATTTACGCGTCATCTCGATTGCTCGGGATGACGCGTTTTTTCTTGCCCGCCCCCCGATTCACCCTACCTTTTTGATTTCATGGCACAGGAAGTACATGTATTCGCCCCGGCAACCGTGGCGAACGTGGCATGCGGATTCGATACGATGGGATTCGCGCTGAACAGACCGGGGGACGAAATCATTGCCACCTTCTCCCAAACATCGGGTATCACCATTTCCATCGAGGGAGATCATGGAAAGCTCCCTACTATCCCAGAAAAAAACACGGCAGGGGTAGCTGCACTGGCTCTTCTGGAAAAATTGGGAGAAACGCGCGGCATTCACCTTCACATCATCAAAGGCATACCCATTGGCAGCGGTCTGGGCTCTAGTGCATGCAGTGCCGTCGCTGCCGCATTCGCCGTGAATGAACTCTTGGGACGCCCACTTACCCGCAAGGAACTGCTCCCATTTGCCCTTGCAGGCGAAGCGATTGCAAGTGGCGGCGCCATTCACGCAGACAATGTAGGTCCTTGTTTGTTGGGAGGAATGGTCCTGGTACGTTCCAATAAGGAAAATGACACCGTAAACATTCCGACTCCCAACAATCTCTTTGCCGTAGCAGTGCTGCCAGACCTCCAAATTCTCACTTCGGAGGCAAGGGCCATTCTCAGAGACGAAATCCCCATGAAAGACGCCATTAACCAATGGGGGAATCTCGGTGGATTGGTGGCAGGTCTCATGAAATCCGACTACCAACTCATCGGAAGATCTTTGGTGGATGTAGTAGCAGAGCCTTACCGATCCCGTCTCATTCCCGGATTCGAAACAGTCAAACAGGCTGCCATGAACACAGGGGCACTCGGATGTAGCATTTCAGGGGCAGGTCCATCTGTCTTTGCCCTTTGCGAAGGTGATGCGACGGCCTTTCAAGTAGCTTCAGTCATGGAAGCGGCCTTTGCCCAGCATGGTATCAAGTCCACCAGATACGTTTCGACGATCAACCAAAAAGGAACTGAGCGGTTCCGATAATCCCTAGCCCTACTCTACTCTCGGGAATTCAAGCGCCAAACATTATCAACATCTCATGCTACTGTATAGTACCCGTAATGCGGGCCAATTCGTCGATTTGAAGGAAGCAGTACTCAACAGCCTTCCCAAGGACAAAGGGCTGTATATGCCCAATCGGATAACCCCCTTGCCTGAATCCTTTTTCCGGGGTCTACCCAACATGACCTTTCCTGAATTAGCGAAAACGGTCACCACTCATTTGCTATCCGAGGCGGTTGATCCATCCTACATAAACGAGATTATCGAGCAGGCCGTCAATTTCGATGCTCCCATCGTCTCCTTGAAAGAGGATCTCCACATTTTGGAGCTTTTCCATGGGCCTACATTGGCTTTCAAGGATTTCGGCGCGAGGTTTATGGCCGGACTCATGGGACATTTTGTGCGAAACGAAGATAGGGAGTTGACTATTCTGGTCGCTACTTCGGGAGATACGGGCGGGGCAGTTGCCAATGGATTTCACCATACCCCAGGTGTTAATGTCGTGATTCTTTATCCCAAAGGTAAGGTGAGCAAATTGCAGGAAAAGCAGCTCACCACCCTTGGAGGCAATATTCAGGCGCTGGAGGTAGATGGAACGTTCGATGATTGCCAACGCATGGTCAAAACCGCTTTTTTGGATGAGGATCTCCAGCAGCGGCGTGCGCTAAGCTCTGCCAATTCCATCAATATCGCGAGACTGATCCCGCAATCCTTTTATTACTTCCGAGCTTGGCAACAATTGAAGCAACCGGGAACTCACACCTCCTTCTGTGTACCTAGTGGCAATTTTGGCAACCTGACCGCTGGACTTCTAGCTCAAAAACTGGGACTTCCCTGTGGCCCATTCATTGCCGCTACCAATTCCAACGATATTGTCCCTACTTTCCTCAAAACGGGCTCATACGATCCAAGGCCTTCGGTAGCGACTATATCCAATGCCATGGATGTCGGAAATCCCAGTAATTGGGCACGAATTCTGGATTTATTCGGAGAAAACTGGGGTCAAATCCGGGCGCATATCAAGGGATTTGCATATTCTGACGAGCAAACTCGGGAAGCCATCAAGGAAGTTTACCAGCAATTCGACTACCAGATTGATCCCCATGGTGCAGTCGGGTATCTCGCGGCTCAGGCATTTCAAGCACAGCAGCCGAATTCAGAAGTGGTGATTCTAGAAACCGCTCATCCAGCCAAATTCCCCGATACGGTCGAAGCTGAGACGGGAAAGGCGGTCTGCATCCCGGAGGCACTTGCCAAACTTGCAGATCTGGAAGGTTCGAAAATCAGTATCAGTCGTCAATTTGAGGACCTCAAGACTTATTTGATGGATTAAGGGCTTATAGTTCAAGTAGCCTCAATACCCATTCTTGGATTGTTCCATGAATGGGTTTTCTCTTTTTTCGGCGCTCCAAATGCTCGCATACCTTCCAAAGTTTGGAAAAATCGAATTTCGTGCAAGCATTTTTATGCTCAATTACTATCTTGAGTTTTACTTCCAAAAATTCATCCCACTTAGGCCCCTTGTCTATGTTTCGCTACCTACTTGCCTTGCTGGTGGTTGTGGTCATCGGTGCAGGATTGTATCTGAACCACATTCTGCCGGTAGCCTCTTCGTACTCAGCCAAAATCATGTGTTCTTGTGTTTTCGTCGGAGATCGAAACCCCGAAGAAGTACAAGTCCAGGAGCTAGCCAATTTATTCTATACACAATCCGAAGTAAACCGGGAAGCCAAAACCGTTACCTCCAGTGTGTATGGCCTCAAAAAACGGACAGCTATTTACCGAGAAGGCCTTGGCTGCACGTTGGTTTCGGGCATGAATGAAGAAACGCTCTCCTCTCAATCCTACCAGAATCCCCAAATCCCAAAGCCAGACTCCCTGGCATTCTGGCCTATGGGTGACCTAGATACCACTTCCAGCATTCTCGGCGTAGACTCCGTGCTTCTGGCAGCAGCGATGGATCACGTAATGGCAGAACAAAACCCAGAATTGCCTAAATGGACCCGAGCTGCACTTGTGGTTTATCGGGGTAAAATTATCGCAGAACGCTATGCCGATGGATATGACGCCCAAAGCAAGCTCATGGGTTGGTCCATGACCAAAAGTGTAACCAACGCGTTCATCGGGCTGCTCGTCAAGGACGGAAAGCTAGATATCATGGAACCTGCTCCTGTACCCGAATGGTCAGACCCTGCCGATCCCAGACACGCGATCACTACCGATCAACTCCTGCGGATGAGCAGCGGTTTGGAGTTCGATGAAAACTATGGCACACGTGCGGATGCCACTGAAATGCTGTTCCTACAACCTGACGCTGGCACCTACGCAGTCAACAAGCCTCTTATCCATGAACCTGGGACCTTCTGGGACTATTCTTCGGGAACCACCAATATCCTGGCAAGAATGGTGAAGGATCAATTTCCAGATCGGGATGCATACATGGAATATGTCTATAGCAGGCTCTTCAGGCCCTTGGGCATGTACACCACCACCATCGAGCCAGATGCCAGCGGAACCTTCGTAGGATCTTCGTATATGTATGCTTCGGCGAGAGACTGGGCCCGCTTCGGCCTACTTTATCTACAAGACGGTCAGTTCAATGGGCAGCAGATCCTGCCAGAAGGTTGGACGACCTATAGCGGAACTCGCACTCCGACAGCACCTCATGGGGAATATTCAGCTCAGTTCTGGAACAATGCCACCTCTCCCACGGGCGAAATCACCAGAAGGTATTGGCCAGAAGTTCCTGAGGATGCCTATTATTGCTCTGGTTTCGAAGGACAGAATGTGGTCATTATTCCTTCCAGGGATGTCGTTATCGTTCGCCTTGGTCTTTCTCATTCACGAGCGGCTTGGGATGTTGGCACCTTTTTAGAAGAGGTATTGGCTGCACTTCCGGATTCAGAGGAATAAACACGCTTATTATTGAGGGCAAAATTTCCATGCTATCCGGATACAAATCGTGGAGCTTAGTGATCCGGTGCGTTTCACTGATATATTGAAGCGTACCGGATGCTCTGCCATTTATCGAAAGCCCAAAAATTCGATCCATGAGCAAGCGATCTTCCCATGACGTATTCAGCTACACTGAGCCAGGCGATCCCATATGGAAACAATTGCTGATTAGCACTGTAGAATGGTTTTCCGGCAAATCGGATCTTACCAGAAGATATGATGAGCTAGTCGCAGCGAATATTCCTCCCCATCAGGTATGGGCAGCTGCATTGGAACAGCTAGAGATAGCGGTAGATTGGAATTGGGGTAGAATCCATCAAATCCCCAAATCAGGCCCCCTTGTGGTCATCGCCAATCATCCGTTTGGGATATTGGATGGGTTGATGCTGGCGAATCTCATGAGTCAGCGAAGGCAGGATTTTTCATTTATGGTGAATTCGGTTCTGTGCCGAGATTCCATCGTATCAGACCATCTATTGCCGATCTCTTTTGATCCCACCAAAGAAGCGCAAGCACTCAATATACAAACACGAAAGCAGGCATTAGATCGCCTTCACCGGGGAGAGGCTATGCTCATTTTCCCGGCTGGAGGAGTCGCCACCATGAATGGCCCATTTGGCAAGGTAGAGGATCTCGAATGGAAGCGGTTCACTGCACAGTTGATCCAGCGGTCTCATGCAACCGTCCTGCCCGTATTTTTTCACGGGAAAAACAGTCCGATATTCCAATGGGCCAGTCAGATCAGTCAGAATTTGAGGTTAGGGCTTTTGCTTCATGAAGTTCGTAACAAAATGGGCACCACCTTGAAAATGGAAATTGGCGCTCCAATTCCTTTCGATGAAATCTCGCACATCAAATCGCGTCAGGAGTTGCTGGATCACCTAAAGGAAGTTGTATTCAATTTGGGCGATCAAATAGCTGACGATGGTACTGACCTCAGTTCTGATGACGCTCATCGTACAATGCTCGGGCTTCCGTGATTTCATCCACGCTGTCATGCGCCCAACTCAAGATTCCTTTGATTTGCACGAGAAACTCCCTTCCCATTTTCGTCAAGCTATACTCCACTCTAGGAGGCACCTCTGGGAACACATCTCGCTTGACCAATCCATCGCGTTCAAGCGATCTTAGGGTAACGGTGAGCATTCGTTGAGAAATCCCGTCGACTCGCCTTCTCAACTCATTGAATCTCAGCCTATCTTCAGCGCCTAGATGAAAGGTCACCAACAATGACCATTTATCCCCTACCCGACCGAAAAAATCCCTAACCGGGCAGAAACGCTCATCCTTTTCCAACAAATTCGGCGATCCTTTTGAAAAACCTGGATTCATAATAGACTGATAATCAGCAATAGTTACTATTTTGTTTCTAGGTAACCAGAAAATTCCTTCTTGTTTTCAAACAAAATAGGGAATTATCTTTGGTTACCAAAAGTAACTAAAGGAACCCGCTTATGAAACGTGATAAGATTCTTTATTGGGTATTTACAGGTCTTCTGTGTGCCATGTACCTGATGTCCGCGACGATGTATCTCCTCAACTACGACGAAATTGCAGGCGTCTACGAGATCCTGGGCTATCCCACCTACATTGTATATCCATTTGCTGTAGTCAAGATTCTGGCTGTTGTGGCGATTCTTTCGAATCTTTCCCCGTTGCTCAAGTATTTGGCTTACGCGGGCATTTTCTACAACACCATCCTTGCAGCAAGTGCGCATATCATGGTAGGAGACGGAGAAGCAGGAGGAGCTATTGCAGCATTTACCCTCTGTATCCTGTCCTTCATTTTTGATCGTAGACGAGCTAAGGCAGCTGTTCCTGTCCAGGAAGCCGCTACCGTCTAACCTAGTTCTCTACAGAATCAATCCGCTTTGAGCTTGCTGCTCGAAGCGGATTATTATTTTTCAAAAGGATTTTTCAAAATTTCAAAAAGCTGTTCGACATAACTTTTAAAGCTTCGATATACTCGGGAAAATCCTATATGCCTAGCCCTTGAGAAGTTCATCATAGTCATACCGATCCATTTTAGATGAAAACCATTTTAAGCGAATGTTAAGTGGAATTCGTTTAACCAAATACGAAAAAAATACAACAATTAGCCCATTGAAGCACTAGTACCCCAATCAACTGGGTCTAAATTTTCAATCTTGCAATTAGTTTACCAGAAGCGATCTTCCCCAAGATCAAGTATCCACTACCCATACATTACCCCATTATTACAAATTCAGCTCACAAGCCCCAATTGTTCATATAAGCCTAAAAAGTTGCTATCAATCGGCTAACCATCTGCACTCAATTTGCGGCGCAGAGAGGATATACCTCTCGATTTATCCTACCAAAAACTTCAAGTAGTCCAATGAAAAAGTTTTATGCTTTGGCGGCTGCTCTCGGTTTGATGGGCGGAGCGGCGCAAGCGCAGATCTCCTTCGACCCTTCTACCGAAGCAAACTTCGAGCCCACAACCGTAGTCATGCCTGCGTCTCCACTGACCATGCAGGTATTGTTCATCGGTGGTGTTGACGAAGTACAAACTCTTGACTCCAACGGAAACCCTAACGGATCCACTCCTGCCAAAGAATGGCATGACTTCCTCGGATTCACTGCTGACGACGCTTCCAACGATCTCGGATGGGTGTCTGTCAACCACGAGCGTATCCAAACTGACGCCAAAATTGGTGACGGTGGTGGTATGACCGCTTTCAAAGTTGCACGTGACGCGAACACCGATTCTTTGGTTGTTGTTGCTCAAACTTTGTCTGACGGACGTACAGGTGATTTCTTCAACGTTGATTTCGTCAACACTGTAGGAGAAACTGGTATGAACTGTGGTGGTATCGTTTCTCCTGTAGACGGTCGTATCTGGACTGCAGAGGAGTGGTTCCGCGGCGACAACGCTTCTATCTACGCGAGTGGTGCTGGTGTATTGGATACTTCCGATTACACAATCGCGGGTTCTGGTATTGCTATCGCTGACGGACAGACTGTTGCCCGTTACGAGAACTTCAACTACATGGTTGAAATCGATCCTCGCGAAGCTGTAGCTATCCGCA is a window from the Pontibacter sp. G13 genome containing:
- a CDS encoding PKD domain-containing protein, which produces MMQRLYAILLKGICMSLLLSQVGMLDQLHAQINTYPYYQGFETSNGGWSSSTIDSTGNGPNSWVWGSPPNPATVISTSVAVIFPGASNSSKCWMTGNNGFVLPPNLPHGYFPGEQSAVVSPAFDFTNLINPHVKFQIWWETEFNKDGVVFQASTDSGATWQKVGGYLDPDAWFNANQVVSLPGGDTIAWSGHSGNSTSLGQWTETQHKLDGLAGAPNVMFRFAFASDNSTSATSIYDGIAFDEFEIVDLPALDLSPTGGDTICFADTAYLDACIQGAVAWKWKLQGNFNPNDTLCSYVAVSTGNYVVEVEHSSGFNMRDTFDLFVSPTYVYLGQDTLLCPGDTLELNMGNASASHSWIPSSSTSQFLEVTEAGTYTGIATDGFGCVEEDSIKVFFDFVPDVDLGNDTTFCAGESIILDAGTANPGTTYDWNPINAQTQTVFVSQPGIYDVLVTTPAGCEVWDTIQVTVELDPVVDLGPNRIECDSFILNALNPGSSYLWSTNDTTQSISSSTPGMYWVEVTNPAGCSSVDTVVISLASAPVVDLGPDDIICNGNPVTLNAGNPGATFLWNDGSFNQTLTTDLPGQYIVAVTNASNCVTNDTIMLTESGLYVNLGADIDVCEGTTVTLNAGNNGTNYMWNTNDTTNTIDVSLAGTYWVDVFDAQGCVISDSIQVNTFQNFTSDFDYPLIPAPVLYAPISFTNTTPGSPTTYYWEFGDGNTSTLQNPTHTYQSLGTFTVCLTVSNAVCSNTYCEEIFVDIFQDIEDELTHNLEVYPNPNNGQFHLAMDLKQLSEVSYELYDLSGKAISMRNLGTQFSVNEEIELGQANAGVYLLKISIDGQGIYRKVMVR
- a CDS encoding homoserine kinase, with translation MAQEVHVFAPATVANVACGFDTMGFALNRPGDEIIATFSQTSGITISIEGDHGKLPTIPEKNTAGVAALALLEKLGETRGIHLHIIKGIPIGSGLGSSACSAVAAAFAVNELLGRPLTRKELLPFALAGEAIASGGAIHADNVGPCLLGGMVLVRSNKENDTVNIPTPNNLFAVAVLPDLQILTSEARAILRDEIPMKDAINQWGNLGGLVAGLMKSDYQLIGRSLVDVVAEPYRSRLIPGFETVKQAAMNTGALGCSISGAGPSVFALCEGDATAFQVASVMEAAFAQHGIKSTRYVSTINQKGTERFR
- the thrC gene encoding threonine synthase, whose translation is MLLYSTRNAGQFVDLKEAVLNSLPKDKGLYMPNRITPLPESFFRGLPNMTFPELAKTVTTHLLSEAVDPSYINEIIEQAVNFDAPIVSLKEDLHILELFHGPTLAFKDFGARFMAGLMGHFVRNEDRELTILVATSGDTGGAVANGFHHTPGVNVVILYPKGKVSKLQEKQLTTLGGNIQALEVDGTFDDCQRMVKTAFLDEDLQQRRALSSANSINIARLIPQSFYYFRAWQQLKQPGTHTSFCVPSGNFGNLTAGLLAQKLGLPCGPFIAATNSNDIVPTFLKTGSYDPRPSVATISNAMDVGNPSNWARILDLFGENWGQIRAHIKGFAYSDEQTREAIKEVYQQFDYQIDPHGAVGYLAAQAFQAQQPNSEVVILETAHPAKFPDTVEAETGKAVCIPEALAKLADLEGSKISISRQFEDLKTYLMD
- a CDS encoding serine hydrolase, whose translation is MFRYLLALLVVVVIGAGLYLNHILPVASSYSAKIMCSCVFVGDRNPEEVQVQELANLFYTQSEVNREAKTVTSSVYGLKKRTAIYREGLGCTLVSGMNEETLSSQSYQNPQIPKPDSLAFWPMGDLDTTSSILGVDSVLLAAAMDHVMAEQNPELPKWTRAALVVYRGKIIAERYADGYDAQSKLMGWSMTKSVTNAFIGLLVKDGKLDIMEPAPVPEWSDPADPRHAITTDQLLRMSSGLEFDENYGTRADATEMLFLQPDAGTYAVNKPLIHEPGTFWDYSSGTTNILARMVKDQFPDRDAYMEYVYSRLFRPLGMYTTTIEPDASGTFVGSSYMYASARDWARFGLLYLQDGQFNGQQILPEGWTTYSGTRTPTAPHGEYSAQFWNNATSPTGEITRRYWPEVPEDAYYCSGFEGQNVVIIPSRDVVIVRLGLSHSRAAWDVGTFLEEVLAALPDSEE
- a CDS encoding lysophospholipid acyltransferase family protein; the encoded protein is MSKRSSHDVFSYTEPGDPIWKQLLISTVEWFSGKSDLTRRYDELVAANIPPHQVWAAALEQLEIAVDWNWGRIHQIPKSGPLVVIANHPFGILDGLMLANLMSQRRQDFSFMVNSVLCRDSIVSDHLLPISFDPTKEAQALNIQTRKQALDRLHRGEAMLIFPAGGVATMNGPFGKVEDLEWKRFTAQLIQRSHATVLPVFFHGKNSPIFQWASQISQNLRLGLLLHEVRNKMGTTLKMEIGAPIPFDEISHIKSRQELLDHLKEVVFNLGDQIADDGTDLSSDDAHRTMLGLP
- a CDS encoding helix-turn-helix domain-containing protein, whose protein sequence is MNPGFSKGSPNLLEKDERFCPVRDFFGRVGDKWSLLVTFHLGAEDRLRFNELRRRVDGISQRMLTVTLRSLERDGLVKRDVFPEVPPRVEYSLTKMGREFLVQIKGILSWAHDSVDEITEARALYDERHQN
- a CDS encoding DoxX family protein, with amino-acid sequence MKRDKILYWVFTGLLCAMYLMSATMYLLNYDEIAGVYEILGYPTYIVYPFAVVKILAVVAILSNLSPLLKYLAYAGIFYNTILAASAHIMVGDGEAGGAIAAFTLCILSFIFDRRRAKAAVPVQEAATV